A window of the Hevea brasiliensis isolate MT/VB/25A 57/8 chromosome 6, ASM3005281v1, whole genome shotgun sequence genome harbors these coding sequences:
- the LOC110657622 gene encoding probable disease resistance RPP8-like protein 2: protein MMRQIVLSVLGKISNLLIQESDSLLGVEDQIQCIETLLRRYADDSCNVCQKKLLRKTIYDLEDVIDELIIKSARRSNRDVCIRYVSAFVHLPMYFFYFLALVDLLDHYRFRERLEQIKIKISVVYTRWLQEAGYWHKSFGVYDVGIGYSVISPVIGLFEALATRNELRPTVRRQARRLRDEFRSLDDFLKDIEQSKQLSEVGMAWMEELCDVCRSAENVVGLFLQRMKNGRRGPFENLVWAPLNFISQRKLFLQMASINRKIRDISGRRDEAIPRSISGSNNDQSLYQQGKPLPRDADQLDMVSFDEDVDAVMAQLLKDDPRCITISIVGVGGIGKTNLAKLIYDSQTIADHFPNRIWVSRATEFNIIEQIFSVKDSTLVSYPFWHEKFAYTVRQLVNAFFLDKKYLIVVDDLCLTELCLPREFWTNMGRVFNDIPNGARILFTIRNFRQAPPDTETSFIYRLHLRSHDESWALFTHTLKVNILPEMQNLKGHIIRTCGGLPKVILKLRELLSQRDATLEEWSRVLDRLNQDQEPWLEILDEINKYLPLYLRRCLFYFGLFPVGRKIPARRLIALWVAEGLGCQQSNEKSPEHVAEACLRELMNYNMVQVTEKKLNGRVKTCCLPEALQVHWFSKAKEANFLQGHSDISNTNIGVIRRLADHLQQNDAIFDDIHCHNNASSYSRYRDVVSFLSFDTREGSRPGEDIGNFLDRSISSNCFRFLWVLDLENVYRPKLPKAVGQLTRLRYLGLRSTYLEMLPVFINKLLNLQTLDLKRTCINTLPCSIWKMQKLRHLFLDESFRNTFVPRQEESSLVDLQTLWGAFVDENSPVRNGLDTSLNIKKLGLKCKISVPSQNAAMSSQLVDVANWIVKLKDLQSLRLKSFDESGQPWDLHLQSLVEHVDLSNIYLVGKLKNQHLVSALPRSLIDLTLSASGLVEDPMQTLAKLPNLRIVRLLSRSFTGKNMLCSFGGFPKLEVLKFWELELLEEWNVEEGALTSLKDLEIRSCGNLKMLPDGLQHVRTLRELKLTKLPMVSSRIKDNLGGEWNKIAHIRHVWKED, encoded by the coding sequence ATGATGAGACAAATCGTGTTGTCTGTGTTGGGAAAAATTTCAAATCTTCTTATCCAAGAGTCAGATTCATTGCTTGGAGTAGAAGATCAAATTCAATGCATCGAAACTCTATTGAGAAGATATGCTGATGATTCTTGCAATGTGTGCCAAAAGAAGCTATTAAGAAAAACTATTTACGATCTTGAAGATGTGATTGATGAGTTAATTATTAAATCAGCCCGGAGAAGCAATAGAGATGTTTGCATTCGGTATGTTTCGGCTTTCGTTCATCTGCCAatgtatttcttttattttctggcTCTTGTCGATTTGCTAGATCATTATAGATTTCGTGAGAGACTGGAACAGATCAAGATTAAAATTTCCGTGGTATATACGAGGTGGTTGCAGGAAGCTGGTTACTGGCACAAATCTTTTGGCGTATACGATGTGGGTATTGGCTACTCTGTAATTTCGCCTGTTATAGGTTTGTTTGAGGCCTTAGCCACTCGGAATGAGCTTCGTCCTACTGTGCGAAGGCAAGCCAGGAGGTTAAGAGACGAATTCAGGTCTTTGGATGATTTTCTAAAAGATATTGAACAATCAAAACAATTAAGTGAAGTAGGAATGGCGTGGATGGAGGAACTTTGCGATGTTTGTCGCTCAGCTGAGAATGTTGTTGGGCTTTTCTTGCAACGGATGAAGAACGGGAGGAGAGGACCTTTCGAAAACTTGGTCTGGGCTCCCCTGAATTTCATTTCCCAGCGTAAGCTTTTCCTTCAGATGGCCTCGATTAATCGTAAGATCCGTGATATTTCTGGTAGAAGAGATGAAGCCATTCCAAGATCTATCTCAGGGAGTAACAATGACCAAAGTTTATATCAACAGGGAAAACCACTTCCTCGTGATGCTGATCAACTTGATATGGTTAGCTTTGATGAGGATGTAGATGCAGTTATGGCACAGCTGCTGAAAGATGACCCCCGCTGCATCACTATTTCAATTGTGGGTGTCGGAGGCATTGGAAAGACAAACCTTGCAAAGCTAATCTACGATAGCCAGACTATTGCAGACCATTTCCCTAATCGTATTTGGGTGTCTAGAGCAACCGAGTTTAATATCATCGAACAGATTTTCAGTGTTAAAGATTCAACTTTAGTAAGTTATCCTTTTTGGCATGAAAAATTTGCATATACGGTGAGGCAGCTAGTTAATGCTTTCTTCTTGGATAAGAAGTATCTCATAGTTGTTGATGACTTGTGTTTAACCGAATTGTGCCTTCCAAGAGAATTCTGGACAAACATGGGAAGAGTCTTCAATGACATTCCAAATGGAGCAAGAATACTTTTCACAATTCGCAATTTCAGGCAAGCTCCACCAGATACTGAAACTAGCTTCATTTACAGACTGCATCTCCGAAGCCATGATGAGAGCTGGGCATTGTTCACGCACACTTTGAAGGTAAACATCCTCCCAGAGATGCAGAATTTGAAAGGACATATCATAAGAACATGTGGGGGGCTGCCAAAGGTAATCTTGAAACTAAGAGAACTACTGTCGCAAAGAGATGCAACTCTAGAGGAGTGGTCAAGGGTACTTGACCGCCTAAATCAAGATCAAGAACCCTGGTTAGAAATCCTAGATGAAATTAACAAGTATTTGCCTTTGTATTTGAGAAGATGTCTCTTTTATTTTGGATTATTTCCAGTAGGGCGTAAAATCCCTGCGAGAAGGTTGATTGCCTTGTGGGTTGCTGAGGGTTTGGGGTGTCAACAGAGTAATGAAAAATCCCCTGAACATGTTGCAGAGGCATGCTTGAGAGAGTTAATGAATTATAATATGGTTCAGGTGACAGAAAAGAAACTCAATGGGAGGGTTAAGACATGTTGCCTACCAGAAGCTTTGCAAGTACACTGGTTCTCAAAAGCAAAGGAAGCTAATTTTCTTCAAGGTCACTCTGACATTTCCAATACCAACATTGGTGTAATACGCCGTCTCGCTGACCATCTTCAGCAGAATGATGCCATCTTTGATGATATTCATTGTCACAACAATGCTTCCTCATACTCTCGCTACAGAGATGTGGTCTCCTTTTTATCCTTTGATACTCGTGAAGGAAGCAGGCCTGGAGAAGATATAGGGAACTTTCTTGATAGATCCATCTCAAGCAATTGCTTCCGTTTCCTCTGGGTGTTGGATCTGGAAAATGTATACAGGCCAAAACTGCCCAAGGCAGTAGGTCAACTCACTCGGTTGAGGTATCTTGGGTTGAGATCAACGTACCTGGAGATGCTTCCTGTGTTCATTAacaaattgctaaaccttcaaaCACTGGATTTGAAGCGCACTTGCATCAACACTCTTCCCTGTTCAATATGGAAGATGCAAAAGCTAAGGCATTTGTTTCTGGATGAGAGTTTCCGCAACACATTTGTGCCTCGACAAGAAGAAAGCTCTCTGGTGGATCTTCAAACACTCTGGGGTGCATTTGTAGATGAGAATAGTCCAGTGAGAAATGGCCTGGACACTTCATTGAACATTAAAAAATTGGGACTGAAATGCAAGATATCAGTGCCGTCTCAAAATGCAGCAATGTCCTCACAACTGGTTGATGTCGCAAACTGGATTGTAAAACTAAAAGACCTTCAATCCTTAAGATTGAAATCATTTGATGAATCAGGCCAGCCCTGGGATCTGCACTTGCAGTCTTTGGTAGAGCATGTGGATCTTTCCAATATATATTTGGTTGGAAAGCTGAAGAATCAGCACCTGGTATCTGCGTTACCAAGGAGCCTAATTGACCTCACCTTGTCAGCATCTGGACTGGTAGAGGACCCAATGCAAACGTTGGCCAAGCTACCCAACCTTAGAATCGTTAGGCTGTTGTCCAGATCTTTCACAGGAAAGAATATGCTTTGCAGTTTTGGAGGATTTCCAAAGCTTGAAGTCCTCAAATTCTGGGAGCTAGAGCTCCTGGAGGAGTGGAATGTGGAGGAAGGAGCACTGACTAGCCTGAAGGACTTGGAAATCAGATCCTGCGGAAATTTAAAGATGCTTCCTGATGGACTCCAGCATGTTAGGACCCTTCGCGAATTGAAATTAACAAAATTGCCAATGGTATCATCAAGGATTAAAGATAATCTTGGTGGGGAATGGAATAAAATTGCTCATATACGCCATGTGTGGAAGGAAGATTGA